In the genome of Crassaminicella thermophila, the window GTGGAGTAAATAAAGGATATTCAAGTTTTCCAAAATTTAATACACCAGATTCCTTAGGAGAAGCAATAAAAGATGCAGGATTTGATGCAGTAATTACAGCTAATAATCATACTATTGACAGCGGTGGTAAGGGCGTATTTAGAACAATAAAAGAGCTGAAAAAATTAGGATTAGATGTAGTTGGAACCAAAGAAAATGAAGCGTGTGAGAATTTTATAGTCAAAAAAGTAAAAAATGTAAAATTTGGAATCATTGCTTATACCTATGAAACACCAAAATGGGGTAATCATAAGACCTTAAATTCTTTGATTGTTCCAAAAGAAGTAGAAAGTTGTATTAATACTTTTAATTATGCAAATGTAGATGAAGATTTAAAAAAAATGAAGAAAGAAATACAAAGGATGAGAGAGCAAGGTGTAGAAGTTATTATTTTTTATCTTCATTGGGGAAATGAGTATCATAGAGAGCCGAATAAATATCAGAAAAAAATTGCTCAGTATTTAACTGATGTTGGAGTGGATATTATATTTGGAAGTCATCCCCATGTACTCCAGCCTATTGAGTTTATGGAGAATGAGAATAGGAAAAAAAAGACGTTAGTAGTATATTCAATGGGAAATTTTCTATCTAATCAAAGATATGAAATTTTAAAAAATAGATATACAGAAGATGGTATCATATTAAATATTACTTTGCTAAAGGATTTTGAAAAAAATTTAATTACGATAAAAGAAGTAGCATATGTTCCTACATGGGTACACAAATATTTTAAAAATGGTAGAAAAGTATATGAAATTATACCTTTGAATGATGCATTAGATAATCCAACAATATATCATTTACTAAATAAAGATAGTTTATGGAGAGCAAAAAATTCTAAAAATAATACAACAATATTGATTGAATCAGAAACAAATGAAAAAATTTATCAAACACCTCCTATATCTAATGCAGAAAACAACAAAATAACAGGTAATATGTAGAATTATGTTGAGAAATAAATTTGCATAGATTAAGAAGGAATTCACTAAAACATATTGAAATAATAATTGAATCTACTGTGTTAGAGCAAATGATGCATGGATGTATTTGGACGCCTATGCCATGCTGATGTAGTGGCGTAACCGACTAACAATATATATAATATATGTTG includes:
- a CDS encoding CapA family protein codes for the protein MKKIILLMIFVCIMNFGGCAFLNNMHYISADNILSDVENEKPEDKVQDPLEIKISAVGDIMVHGPQLRAQYNQNKEEYNFKNNFQFVKPYISQADIALCNLETTFGGVNKGYSSFPKFNTPDSLGEAIKDAGFDAVITANNHTIDSGGKGVFRTIKELKKLGLDVVGTKENEACENFIVKKVKNVKFGIIAYTYETPKWGNHKTLNSLIVPKEVESCINTFNYANVDEDLKKMKKEIQRMREQGVEVIIFYLHWGNEYHREPNKYQKKIAQYLTDVGVDIIFGSHPHVLQPIEFMENENRKKKTLVVYSMGNFLSNQRYEILKNRYTEDGIILNITLLKDFEKNLITIKEVAYVPTWVHKYFKNGRKVYEIIPLNDALDNPTIYHLLNKDSLWRAKNSKNNTTILIESETNEKIYQTPPISNAENNKITGNM